The Triticum urartu cultivar G1812 chromosome 6, Tu2.1, whole genome shotgun sequence genome includes the window CCACCTAAGGCTTATGTGCCACCAACATTAGAACCTTTAGTTAAACGAATAGAAGATAGTGTGACACATGTATCAAAAGTTTCCCTTTTCTCACATTTAACCCATGGACATTTCAGTTCAACTGATACCTTACAACATTTAATTTACAGTTTGAGGAATGGTATGCTGACGCTAGTTTCCTATCTACAGAATACGCCATCTCAGCTGGCTTCAGAGTCACAAAATGCACCATCAGGCAGGCAGACAACAAGGTGTTGGCAAATAAGCATGTAGGTACCTACCAAGAGTAAAAGACCttggagaaggattcggcttgcAAAAGAATTTTTGGGAAGTTTACCATTGGTGCACAACTATGATAATGCTTTCTCACATCTCCTATCAGATTCATATAGAATTAATGCAGTGGAATGAGCTTTTAAAAGTGTCCTGATACTTCTTTTTTGTTTTGGGTGTGTATACATTGTGCCATATTATAGATGCGAGTATTTAATTCAAGAATTGATTTATACATTTTCAAGTCAGTCTAATTCTAGATCTACCATCGCAATTTTCTTGTTCTGAATTGCATTAAAATGTGCCCCTTGAGTTTACGATTACCATTTCCGACACTTGTGTTCAGTAAGTTTTTCAAGAAAGATCACCTTGCAGATATTATAGAAAAAACACCTTGCAAGTAAGATCTTCTCATGCATACCATTTTAACATCTTCCAGAAGAACACTTCAATTACAGGTGCATAACTTTCTTATTTAAGTTCAAAACTCCTTGACCTGGACATAAGCCAACACCGTCTGGTAGCGCTGGATAAGTTGGTGGGCAATGCATGACTAGTGTTTGTTTGCATGGGTTATGTGCAAAAGGTCATAACGATGTCTCCTCCAAGCTCGGTCACCTTGCCATGTGCAAAAGGCCTTATGCACCCTTCTTGATGGACATGGAATATTAAATAAAAATACAAATATATCGAGGCTTGTTGTTTCGGTTCAGGTGATCATTGGCTTCAATCCGATCAAAGCGAGAACCTCGTTACTACTGCAACGAAAGGAATGGCATTACGTAACCCACTTTGTTACTATTGAGGGTTCGGTTGCTTATCCCGATTTGTAGTGCATCAAAACTATTTATTTTGGAATCAAACACTGCTATAATAGGCACACAAGAATTGTAGTGTTCTTGAAAAGTATTGAGCTAGTCTGTATGTTCATCAAGTTCCTGTACTTGTGTAACTGTGCACAATTTGAATTATTCTAGGTACTACCCTTGATGTGCACCTCAAAGAGTTTTCTGGGTCGATAATAATATATAGAAAGACACTTACTGTCGAAAGATCTTACCTTGCCGTATGTATATATCTACAATTTATCTTTCCTTAAGAAAAACAATGGTTGAATCATTTGGTGCATTTCAACTTTCTCATGCATGGGCTAAAATCAAAGACCACACTTGACAAACCGTGGTTAGTATAAGTTCCAGAAAACAGTCCAATGTGTCAGAGTTGGAGTTTTGTGGTAATCATGCATGAGAAAGACACACTATTTGGAGATCTCACTGCTCAAGCCCGCTCTACCGGGGCTATTCAGCTAGCAAATGATTTGATATGCTTTATGAAAACACGCATCTTAATGATATTCTATGAAACTTTGTCTTGTGCCTTTAATTTGGAAATTATTTTTGTGTCTTCAAACCACCGAGTCAGAAAAAAAAACATTTTCAACCAGGCAAAATGCATTTGTAGTCTTGGACACACATGACGGGTTTCTGTCCTTTCAAAACTTTTGCTCATGCTGTAATATGTTTTGTAATGTCCACCAGCATGCCAAACATGGTTTTTGCGGTGCGGGGCATATAGGTGAAGGGAGAGCAGCTATGTTTCATTTATGATCTTTTCGTATCGATTGCAACTGCTATTGCGGAGGGCATGCTTGCGGGCACTGTCAAGAAGGATACTACAACTCGTACAATTTGATTTTTGTTTGTTCTTGCAATTGATTGATGTGAGTACTACTACTCATGCTGAGTTATAATTTGATAAGTGCGCTGATGGAGCTTTAGGTTTGAAAGAATTTCAGAAATACTTGATTTTTTTTTCGAGGACGCAAAGAGGGAGTGGATAGGAAACCTCATCTTATCTTTATCATTTCATTTTAGTCCTTTCATTCCTTTTTATCCCCAAAAATGTCTCCATAATTTCCATTTCAGCCCTTCGGTTATCTAAACTTTATTGTTCAACCCTCTAGCTCACTGCATTTTATATTTCTATGACGTTTTGGTCACACAAATGCACCAAGGGCAAAAATGTATTTCCAAGTCTCACTTAACACGGTTAGTATCCAAAATCGATGGAAGTGCCATAGTAGGAAACAAATAGCTGAGTGCCATGCATATGAAAGAAGAATAATTTGAGAAACACATTGGGAAACCTGAAAAAAAAGTGACACTCAAATCGCAAACAGAAAAGACCATTCTACCCCTGTGTGGCATTAGTATTCTTTACATTGGAAacgaaaaaaaaagaaaaagataACCCCTCCCCGTCCCCCGCTGCCCGTAGGCGCCGGCGGCGGTCGCCCTCCTCGCCCCTGCCGGCGCCCGGCCGTCGTTCGCTCCGACCTCCGACCGCCCCACGCGCCTGCTCCCTCTGCCCCTCCCCCCGGCCTGCCTCGCGTCCGCCCTCTGCCCCAACTCCCGCGCGGGGCCGATCCCGCCGCCCGCAGGAGCGCTTCGGCGCTGCCCGCGCCGGTGGCCGCGCCGGGGAGGCCGCGTCCAGGAGCTGGTGTTGGGAGCAGTTCCGCGCCTGGATTCCCGCGGCCTTAGCTACTGTCAGACAGAGAAAAAGCTCCAGATTTTGCTCAGatgtgccgccgccgccgccattccTCAGCCGGGCCGGCGCTCCCGCTGGAGGAGGAGGACCTCCGAAGCCTTCCGCCTTCCCCCGCGCATCCCTCGTCTGCAAGCGCTGGCGCGGCATTCCTTGGCCGCTACCGCAGGCACCACCGGAGGCGCCCGCTCCTCGGCTTCATGACAAGGTGGGAGTATGGCATGAGGCACGAATTCGTCCCTCTCCCGCACAAGAAGCCCGACCGCATCCCCCCGGTGCGCTTCGCCGTGCCCAGGAGCTGCACCATTCATGGGCGCTGGCAATTCCTCGGCTACCGCCACGGCCTTGCCGGCATGCTCAATGTGTGTGGGCGTGAGGTCGTCGTCTGGGATCCCCTCACGGGCTGGCAGCACCGCGTGCCTTTTCCACCGGGGATCCGCAACTCCGAGGGGGAGGGTTTGTGGATATGGCACACGCCGCGGTGCTGTGTGCTGATGCTGATGTCAAATGTGGTTGTTCTGGCTACGTTTTTTGGCGACTTCGTGCTCCTACTTGAGTCAATGCGGTTCAGAAGAATTTCTGAAAGAAATGGCTGGGATAATGCCATCCATTATGCCTACAGAATTTTCTATACTGCAGGTAGTACATCTGTACCTTGTGCGTAACAAGATTCATCCAAACACTATCAGCATGTGCTTCTCTATTAATGTCTATGCGATTAAGGGCCTACTAGATATTTAAGAATAACTTGAGTTGTTTGGGTTTTCATCAGTCTGGTGATCTTCTGGAAAACTGCCAATGTAAATCTTTATGTTATTACCAGGCTAAATTATGTCTAGAACAGAAATATAACTATATTTATTGCTGCCTGGTCATTGCTAAACTATGTTTCCGTGCTTGTTTTTACTTTTATATCATAAGTTCATTAAATTTGAATAGCACTAAGTAATGCTATTTTTGTGACAATGTTTTTGTTGGACCTATTGGACATAGCTGGTACGAATTATCTTCTGAATAATTATGGATggatgcattttctatgaactatGTTAAAGGATTATTGCCATTCTTTCTTCCACTTGGCAATAGATTTGGCTTCATTTAGTGGCCTTGTCACAAAAACTGCAACGTTCCTTAATTTTCATTGGTTTATTTGCCTTATTTTGCTTGTAGGCAGGGGAGTTGGTTGGACGTGGTTGGATCTGAAACTCTGAGCACGTGAGATCCGCTAATGTGCTATGTTGGTTGACCAGGTGAGGTGAAAATTTATGTTTTTACCGTGTGTATTTTTTGTTGCTTGGTTACTTAATTTATAAAATGATGTAGTGCATGAATATGATTAATTTCTGAACTGTTTATTTCTTTACATTTCCAAAAAGCATACCTTTGAGTAACATACCAGATGTTTCTTTGTTGTATTCCTTGAGCCTCTCATGTGCACATGATACACCAAGTGAATCTCAAATAATTGGAAAATCTAGGAGGTTTAGTTTTTTGCCTCTGATCGCAGACATTTGAGTCACTGACTGCGATCATGTGTAGCCAAAAAAAAACTTGACAGAATGTCAGTGTTACATTGTGAAGGTGTGCCTGTAGAACTAATTGTTCTTCGATCGCTAGGATGATGTTTGTTTTGTGTTGTTTCAATAGAATTTTTTTATTTGACGAGAAACATTCATAATAGGGGTGTCCCCTGTGCATGAGTGTATGATCGGCAAGCTGTGGAGCATGGTGGGGGAATCGGCCTTTGAACTGGGCCCCTTAAGCTAATATACCTTAGAGTGTCAATCATTTGTATTTTCAGAATGCTGTTGTATAACGGAATCAATGTTTCATGGCAGTATGCTGAAGCACGCCGCCTATCGCATGAATCGTATGCTCATGGTTATGCATCCTTTTCAGCATACTGCCTCTCACATGATTCGTATGCTCGTGGTTATGAATGCTTTCTCATTCAGATATGTGTGAGTGAAGATTTTCCTCTTATATGACAAGTAGTGTATAACAAATCCAATCTGACAAAAAGTAAGGTACCTGGGTGAGGGACCCTCTAAGACGAGTTTGTATGTTTGGAGGGATATCAAGgcatttattatatatatatgttctgCATGAACTGTTCTATTATTTTTGCTTTTGGGTGCTGCATAGTGTTGCCTGCGTTGGACTTCCGTTTGTAAAACCACTTTTTAAAATCTATCCAGACCCTTGTTCGTGCTCAATTACGCCCATCCTGATCCTTGTTCTCTTTTGCTTGAAACAGGGACGCCATGTGAGGAACAGGGGATATTGGGAAGGTCTTTAGATCAGAGAACTTTCCTCGCACAGCCTATCTTAGAGTATGTGCGAACTTTTGTTTTGAGCCAGTCATAAGTTTGTTGGGTACTACTGGATTAGGATGTTAGGTGCTCCTCTGCCCTGCTTTTGAGAACCCTTGTATGCTTATGTTCGAAAAGGCCTATCTGTATGTTCAGAGTCTAATCTACCTGCGTTGCGACACGTCTTCTCCTTTTGGTAGTTGTGTTCTAGTTAGCAATCTGCAGCTCTTCGACTTGATGCCATGTATTTTGGAACATACAAACTGGTAGTGACGTTCTTCCTCAACACGCCAACTCTGCTCACCGTTCCTCATCCACAGACCACAGTGATTCCTCTGCCACACACATAAAGCTAGTAGGTGATCTGACTGCAGTGCAGTGACCCTGTATGTAGGCACCCAGCATCTAGTGCCCTCAACTATTCCTTGTTTATTCCAGGCACCATCTAAACCAGTAATCATGCATGCACTTTGTACCATTCCTCCACTCACCTTGCCTTTATGTATCCCCCCTGCCTGCTCCAGTTACCAATGCTTGGCATTAACATTAGTAGTAGAATTAGCATTGCTCTCTCACATATAAAGCTAGTGACAAGGCACCTGATAATGCTCTCTCACATCACTACATGCATAGGAATTGTCCCACATGCACCTGATAATGCTCTCACATGTAGTATATATTATGTATACTACAGGACAGATAGGATCAAGTCTGCTGCCTGGATAGTTAGAGCCCACCACCTAAGACCAGTGACAAGATACCTCTCTGGTTTGTGCAGAATCAATGGGGTGGATTGAGCTGCTGAAGCCGGTGGCGGCCATGATCGCCTTCGACACGCTCTTTGCGGTGATGACAGTGCTGGTGAAGAAAGCGCTCGATGACGGCCTGAACCCTGTCGTTCTTATCGCCCTTCGGCAGCTTGTCGGCGCAGCTTTCCTGGCGCCGATTGCCTACTTCAAAGAAAGGTTTGTGGAGAAGATCTTAGCCTTCAGAGTTCAGTTGCTGAATTGTTTTTGTATGATGTTTAGCACCTGGAAACTCATGCTGATGATATGCTGCTACTGCTACATGCATGATCCTGTCCTCTGCATGTTTATCTGAAAAGCTCCTGCTAAGCTGATGTTGCACTGTATGATGTTTTCAGAACCTTGAGAAGTATCTCTTCCTTGGTTTTCTAAATGTTTTGTTGTTGTATACTACTGTATATTTCCGTATCTAGAAAATTGCCGCTGAAAATTTCTCCTAATTATTTGTAGTTGATTTCAGGAATGCAAGACCAAGATTCACAAAGGAGATCTTTGCCTACTTGTTCATGAGTGCTCTACTTGGGTAATGTTTTTGTTCTTTTGGAGAATCCTAATTGGGTAATGGTACTTCTGTCTAGGTTCAATGGAGGAGACAATTCAAAAGAGTGCTGTAAATTAATAgtgttttcctttttttttgtCTGAATGTGTGTATAACTGTATACAGGGCACTATTCGCTCAGTATCTGTTCTTCTTGGGCTTGAGCTACACCACTGCAACACTGGCTGCAACTGTCTCCAATATGACCCCAATCTTCACCTTCCTGATCGCCGTCCCTCTTCGGTCAGTTTCTTAATAATTGACATATTGCTTCAAGTCACAAACTGTTCATCCAGACTGAAACTAGTTACACAGGTCGGAAACAGTAGATGTGAGGAGCAAGGCGGGTCTGGCGAAGATCGCAGGAACACTAGCGTCTGTCAGTGGTGCGATACTGCTGAGCCTGTACAAGGGTGCTGCCCTGACTCACACAGCATCTTCGACCCAAGAACACGGTGAAAATAGCACAACGGGCAACAGTGGCAGCAAGGGAAGATGGTTGCTGGGCTCGGCGTTGCTGCTGCTGAACTGCATCACGTTCTCATTATGGATGCTGCTGCAAGGGAAGCTCACCAAGAAGTACCCTGCAGTCATCTCCAGCACTGCATTCATGGCCTTGATCAGCTCACTGCAAGCAGGGGCACTGGCAGTCACCACCCAAAGGCACCTCTCAGTTTGGCTGCTCCGAGGAAGTATACAGATTGCAACCGTTCTTTTCGCGGTACGTAAGATATGGCTCAAATACCACCAACCTGTAAAGAATCAATAAAATCTTCTGTTATCTATAAAAAGACCACCAAGTAATCTTTTCTTTTTCGAGTATAGCTATTTGATCCCACTTGTCTGGACAAAATGGTTTAACAGTCTAGCAGTCTTGCTTATATTATCCTATATGTTTGGGGTTGGATTTGGTAATGTAAGGAGACTTCACAATTCTTCATGGCTCTGATAGTTATGAACACATGGCCCCACGAGTTAGACACATGCCATGATCTGGGGCAAAAAATTGTAAATTCAGTTAGAACAGGAATTTTCGACACAAAGAATGGTTCAGGTTCAGCGTAAGTACACTGAAACTTTGCATTTTTGCTTTACAGGGAGTGGGAGTATCGGGGATAGGATATGTGCTGATGACCTGGTGCATCGAGAAGAGAGGGCCGGTGTTCACTGCAGGCTTCTTGCCTCTCATTCAGATCATTGCTGGAGTCCTTGATCTCCTCGTCCTTCATGAACAGCTTTACGTGGGAAGGTATTGGCCTTTACTAAAGTTTAGGAGAGAAACTGCATGACAGAGAAATGTGCAAAATAAGTATAAACTCTATTTAGTTGTTCAGTAGCACATCATGTGAAATATCATGCTTGTTAAGTTAGCTATTTACTTTCTCAAAGTCTAGTAGACTAGTACAGATCATGCGTCCTAATTAGATAGAAAAAATCTCTGAAATAAAATTCTGATCCAGATATCGTTGTACACTTGTACTATGACTTATCACCTACAAGGACTAAGAATTGACATGTTTCATAAATGTTGCAAGTGTAAAAATACCTATCAACATCGACTCTCAGCAACGGACTAACAATTGACATATTGCAAAGTTGCGTACAGAACTATCGGCCAAACAACAACTTTGCTTTAAGACATAGAACTTCGGCAAAACAACAGAAAGTCAC containing:
- the LOC125512101 gene encoding WAT1-related protein At3g30340-like; the protein is MGWIELLKPVAAMIAFDTLFAVMTVLVKKALDDGLNPVVLIALRQLVGAAFLAPIAYFKERNARPRFTKEIFAYLFMSALLGALFAQYLFFLGLSYTTATLAATVSNMTPIFTFLIAVPLRSETVDVRSKAGLAKIAGTLASVSGAILLSLYKGAALTHTASSTQEHGENSTTGNSGSKGRWLLGSALLLLNCITFSLWMLLQGKLTKKYPAVISSTAFMALISSLQAGALAVTTQRHLSVWLLRGSIQIATVLFAGVGVSGIGYVLMTWCIEKRGPVFTAGFLPLIQIIAGVLDLLVLHEQLYVGSVVGAALVIGGLYLLLWGKSKEALSAAILSEKGLEEDKETQENL